ACAAGCACAGACAACAAGAAACTCTTCAGTGCCCTACAGAAAGACAGTTTCAAGTCCTATGGTGTTGTTATGAACATTCCAGAAATCCTTAGCAGCAATGTGACTGCTGAATTCAGAGAGAAGATACATAtttagcttactgcagcctcaaactcctgggctcaagcaatcctccagccttggcctcccaaagtactaggcttacaggtgtgagccaccaagcctggctgtaatgtttgtttgcatgttttttgttttgttttgactgaGGGTGTTTATCAGTGGATGTTTATCTATGAAGGTGGTCAGTAGTGCCGTTCACCAAATAGTTCTGGCTCTCTGCCTTCTGGGTACATGGTAGGATTATCATTCTGTGCCCCCTTTGAGGTTTGGTGTGGCCATAAGACCtactttggccaatgaaatgtgagcagaagtgatgaGTATTGCTTTTGGTGAGAAATTTTAAGAGCTAGCATATGACTGTTAGGCTGTATTCTCCTGTTCAGGTGGTCAGAGAAGCATGTATTAAGATGGAATCTCCACCAGTTGGGATGAGCACAGCCCCTGCTGgagtaaaaaataaactttttatattaAGTCATTGAAATCTGGGGCTTATGTGCCTTTGAAGCTTACCCTTGCTCATAGTGACAAATAAATATTGCTAGTTATAATGATACATGATTGACAGTATATTGATTTCCAACTGAAACTGTTATAATAATATCAGAAAACAATTGCAGCTTGCCTGAAGATTGGAGACTATTAAGTGAATTCctatctttctttctcctcctccatttttattttgtagagacagggtctccctatgttgcctaggctgttctcgaactcctgggctcaagtgatcctcctgccttggcatcccaaaatgctgggattgtaggcatgagccaccacacccagctgaattCCTATCTTTCTTGATAAAACTCAATAAAGGGTTGGAGAGGAGTGGAACCAGGAAAGGAGAACAGCAAAGAGCATCCAGTGAGACAGTGGAAAgactgagggtggagccctcaaaACCAAGTAAAGATCACGGGAGACCATGATCAACTCTGTCAGATGCTGCTGATAGATCAAGTTAGATGAGAACTGACCATTCAATGTAGCAACAGGGGAGTCACTGGGGACCTCGATCAGAGCAAGTTTTGGTGAAGTGGTGTTGGGGAGGGAAGGCAAACCCTAACTGGAGGGAtttcaagagaaaagagaaaacagggaAATAGGGAATAtagacatgttttctttttaaggaatTCATTGTAAAAAGGAAGAGAGCAGAGAAAAAATGAGGTCATGAGAGTTTTTTGTtctgctgttttgtttgtttgtttgttttcagatagggtctcactctgttatccatgctggagtgcagtggcagggatcttggctcactgtagcctcaaccttctggacccaaaccatcctcctgccttactgcctcagcctcctatgtagctaggactacaggcatacactaccaacacccaactaattttctattttttatagagatgaagtctttctgtgctgcccagactggtcttgaactcctgggctgcagcaatcctcccacctcagcctcccaaggtgctgggattataagcatgagccaccactcttgaccaagaggtttttttaaaaagaggaaataacaattttttttatgCTGACAAAAATGATTCAGTAGGGAAGAAAAagtttggtttctttctttgtcttttctttcttttttttaaagagatggggtcttgctatgttgcctaggctacagTGCTATGGCTATTTACAGCTGCAATCCTACTACTCATGTGTGCAGGAGTTTCGACTTGCTCCATTTCCAACCTGTGCcagttcacccctccttaggcaacctggtggtccctGTCTACCAGGAGGTCAACATATTGATGCTGAACTTACTGTAGTCCTTGACTACATCACACAGTATATTTGCTACCTCTTGCTGTCTAACAAGTCACtccaaaacttaatggcttaaaacaacagaaacagatTATCTTATGGTTTCAGTGGATTTTGAATCCAGGGGGCCTTGCTGGTGAGTACCTTCTAGCTCAGGGTCTCTTCCAAAGCTGCAATCAAGGTGCCAGCTGGGGCTGTATTCATCTCAAGGCTTGCTTGGGTGACTTTTTCACTTAACTGCTGACAGGCCTCGAGTCTTTGCTGTCCTTTGGCCAGATACATCAGCTCTTGCCATGTGGGCCTTTCCATGGAGCAGCTTGCTTCCCTTAGAACAAGAgctgagaaagagacagacagggtttgggggagagagagaggggggtgGGAGCAGAAGTCACCATCTGAGAAGGGAAATCACTTGGTCATATTCAATTTGTTAGCAGCAAGTCCAGCTTACACTCAAGTGGAGGAGTTTACACAAaggcatgaataccaggaggtggGGATTGAAGTCATCTTAGAGGCTGCCTAACAAAGAAGGAATGAGATCTAGTGTGCAGTGGAGAGGCTGGCCCTTCCTGGGAGCAGGGATTGTTCCTCAGCAGCACAGGAGAGAAGGCAGCGTCTATGGGTACACAGAGCCTAGTAGGTGAGCAGCTGTGTGGGTGGAATGAAGATAATGCTCATTGGCACCAGGTACCTTGGAAAATGGCAGGAGACAGCATTAGTAACCAGGGCTCACTGTCCTTTGTTGCTCTACTGTACCCTGCGACATAGCCAGAAGGATTCTAAATCCAGCAAAACACAGCTCTCCACCCTCAAATACTTAACAAGGAAGCATTGAAGGTATTACACCAGGGTTTAGCAACACTTTCACTTCCTCGGACTAAGAAAAATGCCAGAAGGCCCACAGGGAACTACAACtaggagaaggaaaatgaggaggagagatggggagagaagaaaaggtGAGGCATGGTCTGGGGAATCTGCTCACCACTGGGTTTTCCTGCCTGGCTTTCACTCACTTTTTGAAAGTCacgttaggccgggcgcggtggctcaagcctgtaatcccagcactttgggaggccgagacgggtggatcacgaggtcaggagatcgagaccatcctggctaacacggtgaaaccccgtctctactaaaaaatacaaaaaactagccgggcgagatggcgggcgcctgtagtcccagttacttgggaggctgaggcaggagaatggcgtaaacccgggaggcggagcttgcagtgagctgagatccggccactgcactccagcctgggcgacagagcgagactccgcctcaaaaaaaaaaaaaaaaaaaaaaaaaagaaagtcacgTTAAACCAGAAGCCTTGACTTCGAACACTTGTGGTTCAAGAGAAAAAGACTTGTTGATGGTTTGTTTTGCTAAGACAGAAAAGTGAGACAAAGTTTTTTCCCCCTCTACTCACCGTATCCCCCAACCTGTCTGTCTGCAGTCATGATAGGGTGGATTTTCAGCCTGGAGGGGCATTCCAGAAACAGCACATTATCAATAAGcttgtgttttgatttgcaaaGATGTCAGGGAACTTATTACGTGACTAAAATTGTGGAAGGGTATTTCCTTTCATCTATAGCAAAGGGTAGCAAGGTTAAAGGGGTTAGGCTCTGGGGGCAGGTAGACGTCTGGAAGTTCTACTAGTTACTtgatgtgtgaccttgggaaagcgCCTCCTTATCTATACACTGGAAATACTAGTTTGGGAGATTACAGATAAACCTGGGAAAGAGGCATCTAGGGGGCGCCATTCATACAAAATACAAGGAGAAGGATGCCTCCTGGCCTGGTGCGTGGGAGAGGCTCATCTGGCACAAAATTAGGAACTTAGGAAAAGCAGCTATTAGGGGCTTATTGGCATCCCCAAATGACTTAGGTTGTCTATCTTGGTATTGTATAGATAAAATTTCTCCCAGATGGGCTTTGTTTAGCTCTGCACCTCCATCTTTCAGTACAGGACGCCAAATGTCTTGTAGCCCACTACTGACCTTCTTATGAGACAGCATTTTCCCAGCAGAACGGTCTTTGTCTTCTCCTTCACCAGTAGACCCAAACCTCCTCCGAGGCTTGCCCTGCGGTTCTAGAATTGTCAACCTCTGTTCTTCCTGCAAAGAGAAAAGCTCCCAGCCACAGACTAGGGCAGACTTTATGTCCAATAAATGTGATCTGGATGTGGGAAGGCAGCCCAGGACCTGGGCTGGGGCCCGTGGGTCAATAGATGTCCCAAGCCCACACGATTTTCCAGGGAACAGTTTTTAAGAAAAGCCTTGGGCCTTGGGATCTGGGTTGGGTCCCGGGCTTGGTCTCCTCCCCAGCACCTGAGCAGACAAACCCCACTCCTTATCTCAAGGGTCGCCTTTGGGTGAACTCGGACAAATGCTAGGGACCAGGGAGGGGCGGCAAGCTCCAAGTAGCGCTTTCGCCCGGGATGGGAGCTTATCCCACCAACCTAATGACTGGCACGATGCGTGTCTTTTGCGAAGCGCTTCCCACCTCCCCAGCGCTGCTTCGCTCCCGGCACCGCCTGGAGCGCTCAGTCCTGGGGATGCTAAGAAGCCGACTACTTAGACTCGTGGTGTGGGCAGAGGTGGCAGCCCAGGGTGGGACGTGGGGCCTTGTTGGTTTTGCAGAGCAGGAGTCTGCAGGCTTGAGGGAGGCCTTAAGGCCCACGGAAGTCTCATCCCGCCAAGCCTTTACCTCCTCGCTGAGACTCTGAGCTGCGCTGCGGTTGGTGGGCACCCAATTGCGCCCCGGCCCAGACCGGTCACTCAGTGTGTGCATATGAGAGCGGAGAGACAGAGACCTGCAGGCCATGGGCAGGGGCGGGGCAGGAGCGGGTGGTGAAGCTGCCGAGGCCTACACGTACACTTAGCTTTGTACACTTAGCTTTGTCGCTTCTCGTAGGTTCCAAAGACGAAGACACGGTGGCTTCAGGGACACAAGTCGCAAGGGCTACTTTTTCAAGCGGGAGACGGTGAAGTCTTTGGACGTGTAGTGGGAAGGTGATGATCCCCACAGCAGCCTTTAGGCCCGCAGACTTCAGAAAACAAACGCTTCTGTGGGCGCGGTGTGCCACTCCCCGGAATCCGTGGCTCAACACATTCTTTCCCGCTGGGGGGCCAGGATCTCCACCCCACGCATCCGTGGACACATTTAGGGTCGCCTTTGTTTCGCGCAGTGATTCAAGTTGGGTAACCCTAACCCAGCACTTGGAGAATGGGGAgaatctcccccacccccagcctcccgCACCCCAGGTTCCCAAAATCTGAATCTCTATCCTAGAGTGGAGGCAGCTTCTAGAAAGCAAAGAAATGGTGTCCAAAGACCTCGGAGAGTGAGTGCGCGCAGATCCGTGCAGCCTGAGGTACGCTCGGGCACCCAGGTTAGGGTGTGTGTGCGCGGGTCGGGGGGCTCACGGAGACCGCGCTGGTTTAGGCGGACCCACAGTCCCGCCCGCATCTCGAACTAGCCGCCTCGCAGTTCCGGCTCCCGGCGCCCCAGAGAGGTTCAGGGAGTGGTGAGCGCAGCCGCTGCGCGCTCATGTTTATTCACGCGGCCTTGAGCAGCCGAGTTCCAATCCATATTAATCAACCGCTCGACCTACTCAAGTCTAAGTTTATGAGAGAAAACCTAGTCCCCGAAAAGGAAGCACAGCAATCCGAGCTCTGGAAGCACAGGGAAGCCTTGGTCTGGGGTAAAGCAGTTGGCGCCTTTGTCCCGCCAGCCCCTTCTCCAACCAGCCCAAATTTGGGCGGCTGTTTGAGAAGGAGGGTAAGGGCGATGATCTGAGGAGGGCTTATTGATGCCCCCAGGCACTCGCCTCACCACTGGAGCTGGGAACAAGATCCTGAGGTCTTCGGAAGGGTCTACCAGGGGCAGATTCCATTTTCCGGGAAGAAAGAGTCCCACACTTGTACCGACCCCCCTTCTAAAGTCCTATCAggattatgatttattttttcctaaattagCCCCTACGACTTAAGTTTCAGGGTGCACAAAATCTGCTTTCCACCGTGGGTCTGCAGGGGTTAAATTCGCGGGGAGGAGCGGGGAGAGGCTGGCCCTAATTTCAGACACTCTTCTTTCTAATGTGGCTCCAGCCCCAGAGGGAGGGATCGCTGGGACTGGAGGCTGGGTTGTCCTCCAAGACCCTCTCTCCCTTCCAGATCCCTCTATTCCGTGCAGATCCTGCCAGAGCCTGCGTGATCATcgcctcccccacccctccctccccGACCTGGCCAGTCTCTTCTCTCAGGGAGGCACTTTGCGGAGGGGTCAGGGTTGGCGGCCCCTGGGTCCTCCGCCGTCTCCTGATCTTCCGCCAGTCCCTCCACTCCTCCGCCCTGGGCGTGCCTTACGCAGGTGAACCTGAAGGTGCGTCTGCAATGCTGCTGTTCCATTCTCGTTCTCGTAGATTCTTCTTCTATCCTCTCTCTTTGCCTTCCGTTTCGCCCAGCACCCACTTTTCCTACGCTGCTCTGAAGAAGTTCTCTATTTTCTGTCTCAGGCTCTCGGTGCGTCCTTTCACTCGTCTTCACCCGGCCAGTCTATGCAGGCAGAGTAAGGCCATGTAGGCGACCATTCGGATAATCCAATTTAAAAGAAACCCCCTTACAAAAATCCAGCTAAGCGGGAGGAGCGAGGGAGAGCGCTCGCGCAAATGTTTGTTGTGCAGAATTCCCCTGTGTTTGTGCGCAGTCCAAACCCCACACAGTCTCCCCTGGATCTTGATGCGCTCCCGCATTGTGATGACTTCCAAATCTGGGGTTTACCACGTGGTGACAAATAAACAGGGGTACACTCCAAACCCAGTGGATGACTATGTGTGCGCGCGCACGAAGGAGCTTTTGTACATGCAATACCCTCAGGGCAGAAAGCGCTAAAGGCTCCCCTGAACTCTAGGACACTACCTGAGGGGGACTCTGGGGAGGACAGGCTGGCTTCCCAGGAGACACTGCAGAGCGATGACAAATCCACCTGCAGGTGGTGACAACTCTAGGAAGCCCCACTCACCTCCTGAGTTCGAGAAAGCCCCTTTAAAGGTAGTCCGCCTTCTGCAGACACTCCTCTCCACTCCCGACCTTATGAAAATACGGCCCTAGTGGAGACAATCAATCTGAAAAGCTTCACTCGGTCTCTGTTATCCTAGGTTGTGCCTTTCCTTTAGGGAGTTCAAGCTTTCTGCAAATGGCTAATTACCTTAGGATGATCCCAAAATAAAATGGTAGGGGTGGGCTAGAGAAGAGTGTGCTCAAGTGAAATCGACAACTAGTAATGTCGTCCCTGGAAGAGAGTCTGAAGACATCCTGGTAATTTCCCGTAAGAAATCTGGTTTTACTGGTGGATCTCCATAGAATTCTTTGCCTAGAGGCTAGAAATGAGTAATAGGTCGTGTGTCTCCAAGGCCTGGGCTAATGTGATACATACTTTCAAGAAGAGCAACGGGGTGTTTACAATTAGTACCTAAATttcttgtttgaaaaaaaaaaaacaaaatcccgAAATAACCCCTCCCCCAATCAAGCACGAAGCTCAAAGGAGGTGGAAATCAGGTGGAGACATTTTCCGAAGGAATTAAAAAGCCAACGCCGATTTTATTTCCCCCAGTCAAGCGTGAGTGATGGGGCGGCAGCGCAAGGGCGAAGGAGTCCATCGGACAAAGCTTGCGGAGAGGGTCAGTGGCCTGGAGGCAAGGGTGgcggggttgggggtgggggtcacaaaAGTAGAGCAACTGAGCTCGCTGCCTAGCGGTGCCACTTCCCTGCTCTGCGCGGAGGCTATCGTCGAAGGCCTGGAGACACCTTGACCCTGGAAACCCAATCCAGCAGGTCCCTGCCTCCCCACAAATATCCCTCGCCCCAAATCGCTGTGCGTTTTGTCTCCTCAAAGCGACGCCCAATGGATTTATTCAGACAGAGTTCTTCGgaagtttttcagatttttcaattTCAAGAATTTGCATGTTTTAAGTGAAGCTGAAACCGCGAAGGCTCAGGTTACACTTTAAAATATGCAAGGCTTCCGTGCGGCCCCGACATTTGGTAAGGCTCAATtgtttcttaagaaaaagaaaaaaaagaacattgctTTGAGAATTTGGGGTGCCTCCCCACTTTGGCACAATTCAGAGCTTCATTCCCGCCGGCCGTCCAGGAGGTCGACAGAGTGGCTGGCCAGAGCTACCTCTCAGTCCGCGGCGCATTCGCAGGGATGTGTCAGCTGGGCAGgctataatttgcatttttccattAAGTTAGGAGCAGCGCTGATAACGACTGGAAGTTCGACGGCTGGGTGGGCCCGCGACCCGCAGGCCTGGCAAGCAACCATCGGAAATAAAACAATTGATGTCGATGGCGGCAAAGGCCTCTATGGACGCCTCCAGGGCAGCGCAGGGAACCAAAGGGCATCCCAGATCTCCGCGGGTTCGAGCCTTGCCTCGTGGGGGACAGGAGGTTCTCTGTCCCGTAAGGTTCAGTCAAGGACAAGGAGCCGGGAGGGGAAAAGGGCAGGAGCCAAGGGGAGAAACCTGAAAGAGGCAAACTTTAAATATATCCTAATTCTTTAAGGGGGTGGGTTATGTATTTCTTTGCAACCTCACAGCCTCACCATCCTCGGCTTTGGAGTGGATTTGGCAGTGAGGACAAGGATGGAACACCGGTAGGGCAGTAGTTGCTTGTCTCTTGTTTATTCTCTTTTCCAGCGGCCCAGATAGGCTGGAGGCAAACCTCCCAGCAAGCGGGGAAGCGACCATCCCGCGTGGACCTTTCTCCCAGGGGTGGGTTGATGAAAAAAGAAAGTCCTCCCGGGGAAGCCCCTGGGTAACCCCCAGCCCCTACCCTTATTAGGAGGCCCGAGTTTCCCCCATTAAacttatattcattcattcattccacgaCTATTCACTGAGCACCTATCATGTGCCAGACACAGTATTAGACTCTCGAAAACGCGGCATAAATGGAAACTAGGCCCTAAAGCCAGAGCCTCAGGACTGCCTCCCCGGAATGTTTGAAGATCATCGAGTATCTTGGAATTGCCAGGCTCGCTGCTCCACAGATTCCAGCGCGGGACAAATGGACACAAGGAAACATAACTTCTGCATAACTTTTactacttctttccttttttcttttttcaagtagCAAAGGACCATTAATTAGAAGAATAATTACTGCTACCCTATATTACCCCAACCTGTTCAATTTCTATCTGCTGCAGACAATGCTAATAATGGCAATTATTGCTTCTATAAACATCCCGAGGCAGCACTGTTCCCCccgcagtgtgtgtgtgtgtgtgtgtgtgtgtgtgtgtgtgtgtgtttaaagaatatatataaaaagttcCTCGGCTCATTTGCATAGCTTCATCTTTACCTTTTCCCATTCAGCCCTTGCAAAAGCATATCTATTCAAAGCCCTTGCAAAAAGCATATCTATTCAaagggcatttagtccatttcttTCTTGGCCGGTAAACCTATTCATCAATTGTTCTGCCTTGTAGATCGCATTCTAATGCTAATCTAGCGTGTTAAATATCTTTTTGTTCCCCTTTCACCGTTTTGTCATTCAGTTTATCCAGTTTTGGTcacccattttatttatttatgcgcCTGCTCCTATTCAGGGgctcatgtattttttattatgttgtttCACTGTCACGCAGTGTCAACTTAGTCTATTCAATGGGGGCTACTTGAAGGCCGGAGGGACAAAGCGTGTACACATTGCACTGCTATTCATTCCGGCCAGCTGGATCGGCTGAAAAAAAAACCTTGTGAAAAGAAACGCCTCACAATGGACACAGAAGAAGTGCACAATGCTAACAGTTTTCCAAATACCACTGATTGGTTTCTTCACAATGAGGAGAAAGC
The window above is part of the Macaca mulatta isolate MMU2019108-1 chromosome 17, T2T-MMU8v2.0, whole genome shotgun sequence genome. Proteins encoded here:
- the LOC144336157 gene encoding uncharacterized protein LOC144336157; protein product: MACRSLSLRSHMHTLSDRSGPGRNWVPTNRSAAQSLSEEVKAWRDETSVGLKASLKPADSCSAKPTRPHVPPWAATSAHTTSLSSRLLSIPRTERSRRCRERSSAGEVGSASQKTRIVPVIRLVG